ACGCCGCGTCCTGCTTGTTCCGAGCGTTCCCATCCTCTTGAAGCATTCCAGCGACGTTGAGGTCTTCCACGAACACGGCATCGTACTCTTTGACGAGCCACGTCGTACTCTTGTGCTGGTAGTCCAGCACTTTCCGCTTGATGTGACGCTTGACCTTCGCCACTTCTCGGCGGTGCTTCTCGTAGTTGTTTGACCCCTTCTCCTTGCGAGACAACTTGCGTTGTTCGCGGCGCAATCGCTCGTAGTCGTCTTCAAGATCGAGCCAATCCACGGTCTTGCCATCGCTGGTGTGGACGTAGTTCTGGATGCCGAGGTCAATTCCGACGCTGTTACTCGCGTCCAGCGAGTCACCGTCGGGTTTCTCCGGTAGGCCAGCTTCGTCGGTTTCCAACCCGAACGAGACGAACCACTCGCCGGTCGTCTCCTTTTTGAACGAGACTTCTTTGATGGTGGCGTGGTCGGGAATCGGACGGGAATACCGGATTTTCACCCACCCGATTTTGCTGAAGCGGACGTAAGCGTAGTTGTCGTGGCCCCTCTTTTCATCGAGGTCGAAACCAGACTGGTTGTACGTCACGCTTCGGTACTCGCTGGGTGCTTGCCGCTTGAGCCGACCGACGGTGTATCCCTTCTCTTTGAGTTCGCTGAGGACGGTGAGGTTGTGGTGGAAGCGTGCGACGGTGGCTTGCGCGGCCTTCGAGTGTAGTTCACCGAATAGTGACCACTTTTGCTTCCACTCGGGAAGCTTGTTGTTCTGGTCGTATTCACTCGGTTTGTCGTCCTGTGGGCTGTTCTGGTAGTCCCAGCGGACGTGGTTGTAGAGTTGGCGATGAACGTCGAGATGGTGTTCCAGTCGCTCCGCTACCTCTTGTGTCGGGTAGGCGCGGTAGCGGTGACTGTATTCCATCGCTGTCTGTTGGGTAGAGATATGTTTACTTAATGGATTGTGTCACGAGTTGTCGGCTTCATCCCCGACCACGGTGGGTCGGGGTATTCGCCTCGGTGACCAATATAAAAGTAACAGGCCGCTCCGATTTCCGGCGCGAGCGCGTCAGCGGTGATCGTAGACGCGCTTGACCTTCCCCACCTCCGTCCGCTCGATCGTATCGTGCTCGACCAGCTCGAGGACGTCGGGT
This genomic window from Natronococcus occultus SP4 contains:
- a CDS encoding RNA-guided endonuclease InsQ/TnpB family protein codes for the protein MEYSHRYRAYPTQEVAERLEHHLDVHRQLYNHVRWDYQNSPQDDKPSEYDQNNKLPEWKQKWSLFGELHSKAAQATVARFHHNLTVLSELKEKGYTVGRLKRQAPSEYRSVTYNQSGFDLDEKRGHDNYAYVRFSKIGWVKIRYSRPIPDHATIKEVSFKKETTGEWFVSFGLETDEAGLPEKPDGDSLDASNSVGIDLGIQNYVHTSDGKTVDWLDLEDDYERLRREQRKLSRKEKGSNNYEKHRREVAKVKRHIKRKVLDYQHKSTTWLVKEYDAVFVEDLNVAGMLQEDGNARNKQDAAWRQFITLLDYKADLYGTHVVEVEARGTTKECASCGVETAKPIWIREHSCPSCGFETDRDANAAMNVLKRGFAELGLGWPEETPVETVTATDADDFREVSASHVIETGSLPS